The Oryza brachyantha chromosome 7, ObraRS2, whole genome shotgun sequence genomic interval CTGTTAGAGAAATCATTAGAGATAGCCTTTttctaatattataatatgtgtGATTTGCAGCAGAGCCACTAGCTTTTCCGATTgagataaaaatgtttaaccAATAACCATGTcattaaaatatcaaacaatgccaaattaaaaaacatcctTTCATTAATCTACTACTATACAAAGGAGCAGTGGTGGTGGTAAATCTGCCACATACCCCACCATcaactccctcctattttttgaaagaataaGTAATTTAGACATATACATCAAATCACTTTATTAATTCTACTCTAATTAcatgttaatgatattttaataagatcatGTTGTCACGCACGGATAATATGTTAGTTTCATTATAAAAGATACGACCTTTTTCATTGTAtcccaaaagaaagaaaatagtgGTGTCCAAAACGTGGGATAGAGGGTGTGGAAAGCAGCCTATGCCAAACAGCATTACTGTCAACCTCAAAGCATGCAAAGTATGGCCACGTTGACACTTTCAAGTCCTCTCCAACAGTGAAAGCACACATGGCAAAAgtactaataataataataatgtgaTAATTTTGTTGCTTTGCAATGcactctccctcctcctcctcctactactaataattatttattatagatCACTTTTTTAGCCTGAAATGCATGCACATGCCACAACCAAATTTGATTCCTAAACTTATGGGGATTGCTTTTGGTTAATCCtctaaaactataaatataaaagtttaatccATATATACATTATCCGTAATTGACCAACCAATGGGACCATGTATTCTTCTGGTAACAGTGCTTCTGATTTCTGAAATATTGGAGAGAGCACCATCACCAAATCGCACAAACCCTAACAAAATCACATCCCCATACTTCAAGATTGCAGAAAGCCCTCCATGTTTTTGACTTAATTAGACACTGTCATGTGATAGTAGCTCATCAGTAAATCCATTGTTAGATCATGCATAAACCAAAAAAGCAAAGTCACATTATTCCCAAGAGGGGTTAATTACTGTCACTTGTACTTATCACTGGTGGGTGCATCATGGACCAGGTCTACACACTGGTGAACCAGGGGAACACTACACAGTAAGCACAGAATCTTccaaataatataaacaaaaaatcatgaaaaataatcaggagacagagagagaaaaaaaagaaaaaaaaaaggaaaaatagtgtgaagaaaagaggagagagagagagagagagagagaagaaagctGAAAGCTTTGAGAGGCTCTTCTGGTCTGCTGCTTCGCTTCTTCTCTTcttgcttcctcctcctcctcctcgtagATAAGGAGGACCCAGGAGCGGAAAAAGCTGCGATTTTTCGCTAATTAATCCCGGGGATTAGCTGCCCAAGAGCAGCACCAGGTACGATTCTTGCATTACCGCACCCACCGGGGTTTCTCCCGGTTTTCCCCCAATTTTTCGTGGCGTGATTTCTCTCGTGCCTCCTTTGTTCTTGTTCCCTCTGCTCTTGTCTAGCCTCGCGGGCGAGGGCTTCGGCTCGAGAGAGGTCAGATCCATCCGGAGCTGGATTGCTTTTTTTCTTGAGGTTGCCGCTGATGAACTTCGCTTGCTTTCTCTTGGATTGaaatttctgggttttttggtttggtcttttgctgttttgctTTTGCTCTAATCCAAATCTGTGGCCTTTTTTACCCCCCTAATCAACCCGCTATGTTTGCTGCAGATTTCTTTGATGCTTGGTGGAGCGGTTGTACGACCAGCTGGGTTGCAAGAAATTCAGCAGAAGCCCCATGCCCCAAGCTAGGTCGTCCCCTCGGCTGGAGAGATCGGATTCCGCGAACAGCAGCTGGTCATCCTGCTCAGTGGCGCCGTTTCTTGCTGATCTGATACTAAAGCTGGATtagcgaggagaggagagaaagaaatcctcttcttttttttattaattttttttcggcGCCATGGATggtcagcagcagcacggtGGCTCGGAttctccggcggcgggcggcgcgccTCACCTGTTCCACGCCCTCGGGCCGGCGCTCCTGATCTCGATGGGGTACATTGACCTCGGGAAATGGGTCGCCGCGGTGGAGGCAGGGTCCCGGTTCGGGTTCGACCTCGTGCTGCTGGCTCTCCTCTTCAACTTCATGGCCATCCTGTGCCAGTACCTCGCTGCCTGCATTGGCACGGTCACGGGGAGGAGTCTCGCTGAggtatcggatgtttgaacctGATCCATCATTGCTTTTGTTTCCTCTGGTTTTGTAGTGGACTCACTCCGTCCGTCCTCTTCAGTCAACATTGGTTTGTATCGTTTTCGCAACGGTGTATGATGGTTTGATACTGAATTGAACCTGAGCACGATTCATTCGTTCAGATGAATAGGAAAAGAAGCATCACAAAGGTCCTTAATCTCGTATATGAATTCTGTTGATAAAGAAAATGGTGGTTCACTTGGACCTAATATGTGCAAAGAATCCTCTTTTTCGCCCTTGTAGTGTACATATTGTGAATTTAAGGtagtgttttatttttggaaatgGTGGAAAAGGAACTTTTGCTTGTCTCAGGTTCCCTTTCTAGCTGGTCATtttagggagaaaaaaaaaagcatcttTGCCAGTAAAACAGTGTGCTTTGATCCTCTTgtgttatttgttttgttcacGCGAAGTTGCTGACATTTTCATATTTCTTCACATGGAACAAAGATCTGCCACCAAGAATACAGCAAACCAACATGCATCTTTCTGGGTGTTCAAGCAGGATTGTCCTTGTTGACATCAGAGCTGACAATGGTATTTTCCCCACTTGATTGCAATTGTCtccttataatatttttaaaagaagtcTCTTTTCTACTTCTGTTTTATCCGAAATCTGAGAAGTCCCAGTtgttaatgctttatttttcttaacttGGCAAAAAAGTACACGGCACCTTAGGCCCTGGCAGATTAGTTCTTCCATGTTTTGTACATGCTTTGTTCTGATTGTAATATCTgtgaatttcagatttttgGCATAGCACTCGGATTCAACCTGCTATTTGAATATGATGATCTCGTCACAGGGATATGTTTTGCAACAGTTGTTCCTAATCTGCTATCATATGCTATATCCCACCTGGTAAAGAGGATAATATTTCAATTAGAAGATTTcaaccaaaaatataatatgatgatggagttaatattttttcaattactCTTTTCCTATTATAGGGAAAGAAGATGGCGGGGACATTAAATGCTTGCATCGCAGGCTTTGCACTTCTTTGTTATGTTCTCGGTTTATTGGTCAGCCAGCCACAAATTCCTCTCACATCCAATGTAATTTTTCCCAAGCTGAGTGGTGAAAGTGCTTATTCTCTGATGGCTCTTCTTGGTGCAAACATGATGGCACACAACTTTTACATCCATTCATCAGTTGTTCAGGTAAATTATGATGTTTCTTTGTGCCcgttatatatttagaattatttgatttaatgCAGTTGTGCTGGCATTTGGTGGACAATGACATGTGTTGCAAGCTTTGCTCTTGTTTAGAAGTTTAGAAAACTCCAAACTGACTGCAAAGTGGTCACTATATTGGAATAGTCTTGTCAGTCTAATATCCGATGTAACTTGGggaacacttttttttttctatggttTTGTTTGAGGCAAAAACTGaccttaccaaaattttggtaatttcAATAGTGTTGAAGTACCATCTGTGTTGAGGCCAAAATTTGACATGCCTTTGTCAAATTTGGCACTAGCCAATTCTAAGTAGTGGATATAGATAGATACATATAGAGAGAAGAATCTGGTAAAACTCAATTTGGCCTCAACCCAAATACAATCTTACCTTGCCAGAAATTGGCAGTGCCAAAAGTGGCCATTGCCGAAAAAATGGTAAGGCCTATTTTGGCTCTGAACCAAACTGGCTTCATGATCCAGTGGTTTGTGGGTGTGCTTTATCCAACTGAAACAAACTGTAGTTGTTCGTGTTCCAATTGTTTGCATATGGTTGAACTGATGCCCAATAGcttaatttttgaaatatcaagaaatttcttCCGTGGAATTGCAGAAATATGTTAGGCATGCTCATTGTTAATTAATGAAAGCATTCCTACTCAGTCAATTCAGTTCGATGCTTAATCAACAATTATGGCTAATGAAACAACACTATTTAATATGCTATTTAAGTTTGCAATTCTAAAAACTTGTGCCACATGCAAAATATGCGTTTCTTTTTGCCACTATTAAAGAAAGACGCGGAAAACATGTGAACCTGGGATCAGAATACTATTTCTGATTTTGACAGTcacaaatttagaattttcttAATCAGTGATCTattcttatttgtttttgtttcactTGTACATATTTTGGTTCACTAATGAAGTAATGATATACTaccaaatgtgtataaaagtgGATAGCATTGAAGAGTTTGAAAACAAAACCAGCTACAGTTCATTGCCCTtatgtcttttctttttggtcacttttatttttcagtttatatCCATATTTGTTAATCAAGTGATCTCTTTTCAGGGTCAGAAAAGATCTGCCTTTGCTGTTGGTGCCTTATTTCATGATCACTTGTTTTCAGtattattcatttttactGGAATTTTTCTGGTGAATCATGTTCTGATGAACTCTGCGGCAGCTGATTCTACTAACACTCTTCTTCTCACCTTTCAAGATGTTGTAGAGCTAATGAACCAGGTTAGTACTGCATTTCCTACTATCTTACCTGCCATATACTAAGCTGCTGCCGCAGAAATCTTTGTTTGAGTAGCAATCCTACATttaaatctttattttttttttgcagatatTCGTAAACCCTATGGCTCCAACTATATTTCTAGTGGTTCTTCTCTTCTCTAGTCACATCATCTCGTTGACATCTGCTATTGGTAGCCAAGTGATTTTGCAGCATTTGTTTGGTATTAACCTTCCTGTTTCAGGGCATCATCTGATAGTAAAGGGTTTTGCCATAGTTCCTGCTCTGTACTGTGCAAAGGTTGCTGGAGCTGAAGGAATATACCAATTACTGATAACCTGCCAGATTATCCAGGCCATGCTTCTTCCATCATCAGTCGTGCCACTCTTCCGTGTTGCCTCATCAAGATTAATAATGGGCCCCCACAGAATGTCTTTGCATCTGGAGATATTTACATTTCTTGCATTTCTCCTGATGCTTTTTTCAAATATCATCTTTATGGCAGAAATGCTGTTTGGTGACAGTGGCTGGATGAACACTCTGAAAGGGAATACTGGAAGCCCTGTGGTGTTCCCATATACAGCTCTTGTCACAGTGGCTTGTGTCTCTGTTGCATTTTCACTCTACATGGCTGTTACACCACTGAAATCAGGAAGGCATGAAGCTGAATCGCAGGAATGCTCTGTGCCTTCTCAGAAAGAACTGTTAACTTCTACTCAAGACAGAGAAGAGGCTTCTGTGGGCAATGTTACCTATGAGGAAGATGAGAGATCTGATGTTGTTCCTTCTCCTAGGGATCCACCTGAGGATTGTCTGAAATCAGCTCTGGAGTACATCGATAGTTCAGACACAGCTATGGAATCTGATCATGATTCTCAACATTCTACTGCTTATACATCCACTGCTCCTGAAATCTGTTACTCTCCATCTTTTATTCCTGAAGAGTCAAAACCAGTTGTTGCAGTTGACTGGACAGAGCCTCTGGAGCCGATTTCTAATGCTATTGCGGCTGAGGAAAGTACAGTAGAGAGTGTGGATTCCAAGAGCACAGCTGAAAGGGATATTGAAGTAGAGCTAGGTGCTTTGATAGACAATGATAAGGAGGCTCCACATATTTTAGAGTCTGACAAGCCACTTGGAGGTAACAATCCTTCCTGTGCGTCGGATGATGGCCCACCATCTCTTACCTTCACCAGGGGCAAAAGCTCAGATGCAGGCAATGGCAGTGGAAGTCTCTCGAGGTtatctggtttgggccgtgcAGCGAGGAGGCAACTAGCAGCCATTCTTGATGAGTTCTGGGGGCATCTCTTTGATTACCATGGTAAACTCACTCAAGAAGCTAGCTCTAAAAGGTTTGATATCTTGCTTGGGCTAGACGTGAGAACACCTAGCTCAACTGCAAGAACAGACAATCAAACTAATGAAATCCCGAAGAGCCCTGTGGTGCGAGACAATCTACGAGGGTCTGCTTTCATGGTAAGCTCAAGGGATCTAATGTCTCCTAAGAATGAGATGTCGAATTTGGATCTGACATATGGGCTTCAGATGGGGACTAACATTGGGTCATCAGCCTGGTCTCAGGGCATGCAGTTACCAAGCACGCAGCTGCAGGGTTCAAGCAATAGCTTACTCGATCAAGGTGCTagattaaattcaaattttagtgcaCCATCATACTCAGACAACAGCCAGTTCTACCAACCTGCAACAATTCATGGGTATCAGCTCGCGTCATACCTAAAACAGATGAATGCTAATAGAAATCCTTACTCTAGCATGCCACTGGACCCACAGCGACTTCCGAAATCTTCTGCATCCGCTGTGCCAACCTATGTTGATTCTGTCATGCATGCTCGTAACCAGAATCTGCTTGCTTCACTGGGAGCTACTCCTTCACAGATTGCAGCAACATCCCGGATAGGTACGATGATGGCAGAAAGATCTTACTATGATCCTTCCACTCTTGATGGGAATGAAAATGCTGGTTCGTCAGCTTACTCAAAGAAGTACCACAGCTCACCGGACATATCTGCACTGATTGCTGCAAGCAGGAGTGCTCTGTTGAATGAATCGAAGTTGGGTGGTACCATTGGACCCCAGTCTTACCTTAGCAGGCTTGCATCAGAAAGATCTCAGTATGCAAACTCAGTTGCCaggcctgctgctgctcccttAGCATTTGATGAGCTCTCTCCACCTAAGCTTCAGAGGGACATCTTCTCGATGCAACCGAGTCCAAGCCCCAGTGCGAGATCCCTTTGGGCTAAGCAACCTTTTGAGCAGTTGTTTGGTGTATCAAGTGCTGAGCTCACTAAAAGTGAGTTCAATCCTGCAGGCAGGTCGAGTGGCATAACCAAGGATGATTTCTCTTACAAGGAGTCTGAGGCGAAGCTTCTTCAGTCTCTTAGATTCTGCGTCTCGAAGCTTCTGAAGCTAGAAGGATCAGGGTGGCTGTTCAAGCAAAATGGTGGCAGCGACGAAGACCTGATCGATCAAGTTGCTGCGGTAGAGAAGCTATTGCAACAAGGAACCAGTGACAACCAACTGTCGCACATTGATGCTCAGCAGCCATGTGACAAGGCAGATATCCAGTACATGCGTGTTCTTCCCAACTGCGGAGACGACTGCATTTGGCGCGCCTCCCTTGTTGTCAGTTTTGGTGTCTGGTGCATCCGTCGGGTGCTGGACCTGTCTCTGGTGGAAAGCAGGCCAGAGCTTTGGGGCAAGTACACTTATGTTCTCAACCGTCTTCAGGTGCGCTATCTCAGTCTGAATTTCAGTGCCCAAGACTTCATTTTTGGTGCCCAAAACTAACTTTTGTCAaatccttttttcttttcgctCGAAGGGCATCCTGGATCCTGCATTCTCCAAGGCTCGGAGCACGCTTACCGCTTGCGCGTGCCTCCACAAAGATATCCGGGCACCTCAGAATAGCCTGATAGCAACAAGCTCCATCCTGAGGCCGATCCGAGGTTCCTTCACCACTGCATCTGTGATCCTGGAGATGATCAAGGATGTCGAGACGGCGGTCTCGGGGCGCAAGGGCAGGAGTGGGACAGCAGCTGGGGACGTTGCCTTCCCCAAGGGGAAGGAGAACCTGGCATCCGTGCTGAAGCGATACAAGAGGAGGCTCTCCAGCAAGGGACAGCAATGAGATGAGGCAAGCAGTGTAGGGGAGTGAGTTTGACCATTGTTCAAGGATGGCAGCCATGGGTGCCCTCCCTGAGCCCTGGATTTTTTCGTTGCACAACGTTTTCAGGGACCTGAGGAATTGGCCAACACTTCTGGTCCCTTCCATCATATTttgtcttctttttctctttcaattttcttttcttttctctctctttttttttgcatgtgaTGTGTTGTATAATGGTAACTGCTCATGTGCCAGAAAGAACCGCCACCAAAATGTACAACAGATGTAGTCAGCTGATGCACCATTGTAAAGTTTAGCCTCTGcattttaaccttttttttttttgggggggggggggggggtcatCAAGAAACTGAATGAAATGCCCCATGTAATCTCCCTGCAGAGAGGATGCCAGGACAAAAAGCTTTCTCAATTTTCCAGATGCCTTTGTGATAATTTAATATCTGTCATATCTCAATTTATCCAGCATATTATCTGTGCTGGAGAAGTGTACTGCTCCTATTCTGCGATGCACTGCTTTATGGGCTGCCACCTGATGATTGCAAAATTGACATTAGATCTGTTATTCGAGTAACAtctttgtaataaaaaaaccaatggtAATTTGCAAACCCCTCCTTTTTTCTAAGCTCCTAAATAGTACATTTTGTAGAAAACTTTCTACAAATAAATCCTATAATACCGTTAAACATCCATTTCTGAGCTTGATAATAGTTGAtccattaaatttataataattataccATCAAATAATATCTTTCACGAGGAGTGTTTATATATCATATCACcatagtgttttttttccttaaaataaCATGAATATAATTATAGTATAGAATAACTATAATGTAACAATAATTTAACTATGATATAATTAACGTGCAAGTCGTCTCATGTAAATAAAGAATCCTCATAGTCCCGTGCGGCtagttatattataatttttactcGCTGATTACTAATTTTTACTCATTAGTTGCAATGAATGGATACTTTGCTAGTGATTTGAAAAACACCAATCATGCAATAGCCTCAAAGTGATGAATTTGatggtttgatattttctcCGCTGTCAAATTTTTATGTTCCCACTTGTGagtatgacatgtgaaacTATTTGAATCAATGACAGTGAATAACATATCAAATATTCCTCAACTCAATTTACGTTGTGTCAAACTGTCAATGAATTAACGAGACACGATcacaaaagtatatttagCAAACGGTTTCCACACGAACACtcgttttttgttttttggcatACAactcatttcctttttttttaaaaaaatatatgtaaagcTTATATCATCAATGTTTATACCTATAAAGTTCACATTTTGACTCTAATTCAAACTaggattcaattttttaattttaaatctatatgtttatatatctatattaaaaatatatccgcaaaatttatatatttaaagttcatacatatgaaatttatatgcttaaagttatacgtgtaaagtttatatgtctaaTGTTCGTACCTATAAAGTTTATATCCGTAGACTTtatatgttgaaaatttatatatgttagttAAATAAAGTGTTCGTTAGAAAACTTTTGTAGCGAACATTTGACAGATAGACTTACTCCACGCGATCTATGAAGGGTTTGTAATTATGATTGGAGGCCCAACGCGAAGCCCGGCCCAACTGTGAAGTTATcctcctcgacggcggcggcggcggcggcgatggcgtccACCGGCGTCAAGCTCATCGGCGAGTGCTCCTCTACTCTCTCCCGTCGCTCAAATGCTTCTGCCTATGCTGACGCTTCTGCCGTTGCCCTGCCTTCTCCTCCGTCTCCGGCGCCCCTCTCCCGCGACGAACAGACATCGCCGTCAACTTAACCGGTAGCTAgcgccgcgcctccgcccgaTTGTCACCTCGTTTCGTTGGCTGTATCGCTGTCTGTATCACTCTCACACCTTTTGTCTCCTCGTGTCTTGCTCCTTCTGTGGCGGCGCTGTTGATGCTGCTGCGAATTGAAGATGGCATGTTCAAGGGCATCTACCACGGCAAGCAGTGCCACGCCGCCGACATCCCCGCCGTGCTCGCCCGCGCCTGGGCGGCCGGCGTCGACCGCATCATCGTACGCTGCTGCCGGCATTACCTTCCGCCTCTTTCTTGCTTGGTTTCTTTGGGCTTGAACTGCTCAGCTTAATCTCTACCTCTCCTGGTTTGGTGCGGGGGAAGGTCACCGGAGGGTCGCTCAAGGAGTCCAGGGAAGCGCTTGAGATCGCAGAGACCGACGGTGAGCTCGCCTGCTCTCATGCGGCCTGCTTGGCTATCTTCTCCTTAGTGCCTTCAACGTGTTTGATGAAATGTGACTGAGAAGCTGTGTTGTGCGTGTGCGATGCAGGGAGGCTATTCTGCACGGTGGGTGTGCATCCGACGAGATGTGGGGTAAGGGATATTGTATTTCCCTTTCGTTTCATCGCTGTCTCAGTGATTGGTATGTGCCTTTTATGATTTGGTTAAGTAATTAGTGCTTTTCTGAATGTTAGGAGTTTGAGGAGAGTGGAGATCCGGAAGGGCATTTTCAGGCACTGCTGGCTCTAGCTAGGGAGGGCATTGCAAAAGGCAAGGTGGGTGTATCACTTGCTGTGTAGGTTTATCCTGTAGTGAATTATG includes:
- the LOC102710509 gene encoding protein ETHYLENE-INSENSITIVE 2; protein product: MDGQQQHGGSDSPAAGGAPHLFHALGPALLISMGYIDLGKWVAAVEAGSRFGFDLVLLALLFNFMAILCQYLAACIGTVTGRSLAEICHQEYSKPTCIFLGVQAGLSLLTSELTMIFGIALGFNLLFEYDDLVTGICFATVVPNLLSYAISHLGKKMAGTLNACIAGFALLCYVLGLLVSQPQIPLTSNVIFPKLSGESAYSLMALLGANMMAHNFYIHSSVVQGQKRSAFAVGALFHDHLFSVLFIFTGIFLVNHVLMNSAAADSTNTLLLTFQDVVELMNQIFVNPMAPTIFLVVLLFSSHIISLTSAIGSQVILQHLFGINLPVSGHHLIVKGFAIVPALYCAKVAGAEGIYQLLITCQIIQAMLLPSSVVPLFRVASSRLIMGPHRMSLHLEIFTFLAFLLMLFSNIIFMAEMLFGDSGWMNTLKGNTGSPVVFPYTALVTVACVSVAFSLYMAVTPLKSGRHEAESQECSVPSQKELLTSTQDREEASVGNVTYEEDERSDVVPSPRDPPEDCLKSALEYIDSSDTAMESDHDSQHSTAYTSTAPEICYSPSFIPEESKPVVAVDWTEPLEPISNAIAAEESTVESVDSKSTAERDIEVELGALIDNDKEAPHILESDKPLGGNNPSCASDDGPPSLTFTRGKSSDAGNGSGSLSRLSGLGRAARRQLAAILDEFWGHLFDYHGKLTQEASSKRFDILLGLDVRTPSSTARTDNQTNEIPKSPVVRDNLRGSAFMVSSRDLMSPKNEMSNLDLTYGLQMGTNIGSSAWSQGMQLPSTQLQGSSNSLLDQGARLNSNFSAPSYSDNSQFYQPATIHGYQLASYLKQMNANRNPYSSMPLDPQRLPKSSASAVPTYVDSVMHARNQNLLASLGATPSQIAATSRIGTMMAERSYYDPSTLDGNENAGSSAYSKKYHSSPDISALIAASRSALLNESKLGGTIGPQSYLSRLASERSQYANSVARPAAAPLAFDELSPPKLQRDIFSMQPSPSPSARSLWAKQPFEQLFGVSSAELTKSEFNPAGRSSGITKDDFSYKESEAKLLQSLRFCVSKLLKLEGSGWLFKQNGGSDEDLIDQVAAVEKLLQQGTSDNQLSHIDAQQPCDKADIQYMRVLPNCGDDCIWRASLVVSFGVWCIRRVLDLSLVESRPELWGKYTYVLNRLQGILDPAFSKARSTLTACACLHKDIRAPQNSLIATSSILRPIRGSFTTASVILEMIKDVETAVSGRKGRSGTAAGDVAFPKGKENLASVLKRYKRRLSSKGQQ